A genome region from Chryseobacterium sp. G0186 includes the following:
- a CDS encoding SusC/RagA family TonB-linked outer membrane protein, translating to MKKTLILLPLLAAQVAFAQEKKTITGKIEDGSTSGAIAGASIKIEAQSVSTKTDLDGIIESVSVGTVADKDGKFILEIPTGTKSILVSYPGYESRIILINEDKTNYTVRLTSEVSDKNKIQEVIITGYQKIEKRKQTSAVATVKMDNISQAGVASVDQMLAGQIAGVAVAPQTGAPGAPAKIRIRGTASLSGPQDPLWVIDGLPLEGNDVPNFTDKDNIDQLQNFSIAGLNPNDIEDITILKDAAATAIYGARAANGVISITTKRGKKGSMKLNFSADTFITARPDFDRLNLLNASEKVDLELMLAKRADLTYRADKGEVMRILTQNHQLEDYRAGGLDALNPLTRQQLNSLRNNTTDWGKLLYRNAINKQYGVSISGGSDTSDYYFSLGYFDEEGTTIGTGFKRYNLTLKNNYKLSDKLNAGISVFGTQSERQSFMTDADAAASPVNYSRNANPYLNPFNPDGSYRYDKDIDGFADTYVPFNFLEERENTSYTLKNHSLKAILDLEYKVSKNLKFTSQLGIQYDTNKTEKYAGQETYFTRKMKEATRYYKDGAYRYFLPAGDIKQNWDNDFFQYNWKLQGTYNTKINSVHEIDLMAGTELRKTEDNTTLTRAFGYNKNTRTATPIAFPSANFAAEKKYETYREMPPVENAYASMFATASYTYDQKYTFFGSVRYDGTNLFGVNKKYKYLPIWAVSGSWLVTKENFMKNITPVSNLRLRASYGLQGNIDRNTSPFFIGEYNYANILPGMREDVINVISPPNDKLRWEKTTNVNVGLDLGLFNNRVNLTADVYSRKGTDMISMKETPLETGFEYTMMNWGSLTNKGFELALSTRNINKENFKWSTTINFAHNKSNVLSEQPRDNAMLPSREGLPVNAVFALKTAGMDENGNPMFWKGNEKVKAADFFKLYDVYADFLPGQFVDTQLSNEELRNLFTYVGDRDPKFTGGLINTFKVHNFDLTVAATFNFKQTVMRTPSYRGMEFDRGRNYTREIYEAGGSLPGITSPDMDANPDGWMANKWFAGNRSNTYGLLDIWAKEVSYVRISSIRLGYTLPKEFTAPMGITSLRLSVEGRNLFVFSNGYNGYFDPETYGNIYAQPITKSVTIGFNVSF from the coding sequence ATGAAAAAAACTCTAATACTTTTACCTCTTTTAGCTGCTCAGGTTGCGTTTGCTCAGGAAAAGAAAACGATCACAGGAAAGATAGAAGATGGTAGTACTTCCGGCGCAATTGCCGGTGCATCCATAAAAATAGAAGCACAGTCGGTTTCTACAAAAACAGATTTGGACGGAATTATTGAAAGTGTATCGGTAGGTACAGTGGCCGATAAGGACGGAAAGTTTATACTGGAAATTCCTACAGGTACCAAATCTATATTGGTAAGTTATCCGGGATATGAATCCAGAATTATTCTTATTAATGAAGATAAAACCAATTATACGGTAAGACTGACGTCTGAGGTTTCAGATAAAAATAAGATCCAGGAGGTGATCATTACCGGATATCAGAAAATTGAAAAACGTAAGCAGACTTCAGCAGTTGCTACGGTAAAAATGGATAATATCAGCCAGGCTGGGGTAGCAAGTGTAGACCAGATGTTAGCAGGGCAGATTGCAGGGGTTGCAGTGGCTCCTCAAACGGGTGCTCCGGGTGCTCCAGCGAAGATTAGAATTCGTGGTACAGCTTCACTATCCGGTCCACAGGATCCGCTATGGGTAATTGATGGACTTCCATTGGAGGGAAATGATGTTCCGAACTTTACAGATAAGGACAATATTGATCAGCTTCAGAATTTTTCCATCGCAGGATTAAACCCTAACGATATTGAGGATATTACAATTCTGAAAGATGCAGCAGCAACAGCTATCTATGGGGCAAGAGCGGCAAACGGAGTAATTTCCATTACAACGAAAAGAGGGAAAAAAGGAAGCATGAAATTAAACTTTTCAGCAGATACCTTTATAACTGCCCGTCCTGATTTTGACCGACTTAACCTTTTGAATGCTTCAGAAAAAGTAGATCTTGAACTGATGCTTGCAAAACGCGCTGATCTTACTTACCGTGCAGATAAAGGTGAAGTGATGAGAATTTTAACGCAAAACCACCAGCTTGAGGATTATAGAGCAGGAGGGTTGGATGCTTTGAATCCATTGACTCGTCAGCAGCTGAATTCTTTGAGAAACAACACCACAGACTGGGGTAAACTATTATACAGAAATGCCATCAATAAACAATATGGGGTGAGTATTTCCGGAGGGAGTGATACTTCAGACTACTATTTCTCACTAGGGTATTTTGACGAAGAAGGAACTACCATTGGTACAGGCTTCAAGCGTTATAACCTTACATTAAAAAACAACTATAAGCTAAGCGATAAGTTAAATGCTGGGATCTCTGTTTTTGGTACTCAAAGTGAGCGTCAGTCATTCATGACGGATGCTGATGCAGCAGCAAGTCCGGTTAACTATTCAAGAAATGCTAACCCCTATCTTAACCCGTTCAATCCGGACGGAAGTTACAGATATGATAAAGATATAGATGGTTTTGCAGATACCTATGTTCCTTTCAATTTTCTGGAAGAAAGAGAAAATACGAGCTATACACTGAAGAATCACTCATTAAAGGCGATATTGGATTTAGAGTATAAGGTTTCCAAAAACCTGAAGTTTACTTCACAGTTGGGAATTCAGTATGATACCAATAAGACCGAGAAATATGCAGGACAGGAAACCTACTTTACAAGAAAAATGAAAGAGGCAACCCGTTATTATAAAGACGGAGCTTACCGATATTTCTTACCTGCAGGAGACATCAAGCAGAACTGGGATAATGATTTCTTTCAATACAACTGGAAGCTGCAGGGAACCTACAATACAAAAATCAATTCCGTACATGAAATTGATTTGATGGCGGGGACAGAACTTCGTAAAACAGAAGATAATACAACGCTTACCAGAGCTTTTGGTTATAACAAAAATACGAGAACAGCTACACCTATTGCTTTCCCTAGTGCCAACTTTGCAGCAGAAAAAAAGTATGAGACTTACCGTGAGATGCCACCTGTAGAGAATGCTTATGCATCTATGTTTGCTACGGCTTCCTATACCTATGATCAGAAATATACTTTCTTTGGAAGTGTGAGATATGATGGAACGAACTTATTTGGGGTAAACAAAAAGTATAAATATCTTCCGATATGGGCTGTTTCAGGTTCATGGTTGGTAACAAAAGAGAATTTCATGAAGAATATTACTCCTGTTTCCAATCTTAGACTAAGAGCTTCCTATGGTTTGCAGGGGAATATTGACCGTAATACTTCACCATTCTTTATTGGTGAATACAATTATGCAAATATTCTTCCGGGAATGAGAGAAGATGTGATCAACGTGATCAGCCCGCCTAATGATAAACTTCGTTGGGAAAAAACAACCAATGTGAACGTTGGACTTGATTTGGGACTATTCAATAACCGTGTAAATCTTACTGCTGATGTGTACAGCAGAAAAGGAACGGATATGATTAGTATGAAGGAAACACCGCTGGAAACAGGGTTTGAATATACAATGATGAACTGGGGAAGCCTTACCAACAAAGGTTTTGAATTGGCATTATCTACCAGAAACATCAACAAGGAGAATTTCAAATGGTCTACCACCATTAACTTTGCTCACAACAAGAGTAACGTTCTTAGTGAACAGCCTCGTGACAATGCCATGCTTCCGTCCAGAGAAGGACTTCCTGTAAATGCTGTTTTTGCATTAAAGACTGCAGGGATGGATGAAAATGGAAACCCAATGTTCTGGAAAGGAAATGAAAAGGTAAAAGCTGCAGATTTCTTCAAGCTTTATGATGTGTACGCAGATTTTCTTCCGGGACAATTCGTAGACACCCAGCTTTCAAACGAAGAACTGAGAAATCTGTTTACCTATGTAGGAGACAGAGATCCTAAGTTTACCGGAGGGTTAATCAACACCTTTAAGGTTCATAATTTTGACCTTACTGTTGCTGCAACTTTCAATTTCAAGCAGACCGTAATGCGTACTCCGTCTTACAGAGGAATGGAATTCGACAGAGGTAGAAACTATACGAGAGAAATATACGAGGCAGGAGGCTCATTACCGGGAATTACAAGTCCTGATATGGATGCAAATCCTGATGGCTGGATGGCCAACAAATGGTTTGCGGGTAACCGTTCCAATACCTATGGTTTGCTTGATATATGGGCTAAAGAAGTAAGTTATGTAAGAATCAGCAGTATCCGTCTGGGATATACACTTCCTAAAGAATTTACTGCGCCTATGGGAATTACTAGCCTTAGATTGAGTGTAGAAGGTCGTAACCTGTTTGTCTTTAGTAATGGGTACAATGGATATTTTGATCCGGAAACTTATGGTAATATTTATGCACAGCCTATTACCAAATCAGTGACAATAGGATTTAATGTTTCTTTTTAA
- a CDS encoding DUF3575 domain-containing protein codes for MKYRVLAGALAFLAIGSLHAQEQEQNEGKSLYVKGNALLIPIGIVNLGIEKQISPKYTIQGDIFVSPWKSFAGHELQFYSVSAEGRYYFKEAFKHWYVGANLSFAAYNLQKWNYWNDKFTVTDNGEILINSNLYQKGFSIMLGITGGYQFQLSERWNLDLYATVGTSQGFYKGYDRSTGKRYDGAESFNKSGEIIPYRGGVMISYKFK; via the coding sequence ATGAAATACAGAGTATTAGCAGGAGCATTGGCATTTTTGGCAATAGGGTCTCTACATGCGCAAGAACAAGAACAAAATGAGGGAAAAAGTTTATATGTAAAGGGAAATGCTCTTCTGATTCCAATAGGCATCGTAAATCTTGGTATAGAAAAACAGATCAGTCCTAAATATACCATCCAGGGAGATATATTTGTTTCACCATGGAAGTCATTTGCAGGACATGAGCTACAGTTTTACTCTGTCTCTGCAGAAGGAAGATATTATTTCAAGGAAGCTTTCAAGCATTGGTATGTAGGAGCTAATCTTTCCTTTGCGGCCTATAATCTTCAAAAGTGGAACTATTGGAATGATAAATTTACAGTTACTGATAATGGTGAAATTCTTATCAATTCAAATCTTTATCAAAAAGGATTTTCTATAATGTTAGGGATCACCGGCGGTTATCAGTTTCAATTATCTGAACGTTGGAACCTTGATTTGTATGCTACAGTCGGAACTTCTCAAGGCTTTTATAAAGGCTATGACCGTTCAACAGGAAAACGTTATGATGGAGCAGAAAGCTTTAATAAAAGTGGCGAAATCATTCCTTACAGAGGAGGAGTCATGATCTCTTACAAATTTAAATAA
- a CDS encoding exo-beta-N-acetylmuramidase NamZ domain-containing protein: MNLDFKIKNLLLICLIFLGVFNQYYSQTQDQPDFKTGADQPEVYLPLLKGKTIGVVTNQTGLMSDKTHLVDFLVKNGIKIKSIFAPEHGFRGDADAGAKVKNGVDVKTGIPIVSLYASNKKPKPEQLAGIDLVVFDIQDVGVRFYTYISTLAYLMEAGAENNVEVMVLDRPNPHDGYTDGPVLKKKWTSFVGMHEVPVVYGLTIGEYGKMVNGEKWLKNGVQAKYTLIPMKKYHKKQRYSTLDKPSPNLPNDKAINLYPSLCFFEGTQVSVGRGTEQPFQIYGSPWTESLPYQFTPKPSYGAKDPFLNGKLCYGEDLSNYPHDLRELNLEWVIKAYKNYKNPQQDFFLKNLWFDTLSGTDEFRKQIIAGQSIPEIKASWKKGLEDFEKIRTRYIIYED, from the coding sequence ATGAATTTAGATTTCAAAATTAAAAATTTACTTCTGATTTGCCTAATTTTTTTAGGAGTATTCAATCAATATTATTCTCAAACTCAAGATCAACCGGATTTTAAAACCGGAGCAGATCAACCTGAAGTTTATTTGCCGTTATTAAAAGGGAAAACAATTGGGGTAGTGACCAACCAGACAGGTTTGATGAGTGACAAAACCCATTTGGTAGATTTTTTAGTCAAGAATGGAATTAAGATCAAGTCTATTTTTGCCCCTGAACATGGCTTCAGAGGAGATGCCGATGCAGGAGCAAAGGTGAAGAATGGAGTAGATGTGAAAACCGGAATCCCGATTGTTTCTCTCTATGCAAGTAATAAAAAACCTAAGCCGGAACAATTGGCAGGGATAGATCTTGTTGTTTTTGATATTCAGGATGTTGGGGTGAGGTTCTATACTTATATTTCAACTTTAGCTTACTTAATGGAGGCCGGAGCTGAAAATAATGTTGAAGTAATGGTATTAGATCGTCCAAACCCTCATGATGGGTATACAGATGGTCCTGTTTTGAAAAAGAAGTGGACGAGCTTTGTAGGAATGCACGAAGTTCCTGTTGTCTATGGACTGACGATAGGTGAATATGGAAAAATGGTAAATGGTGAGAAGTGGCTTAAAAATGGTGTTCAGGCGAAGTATACCTTAATCCCGATGAAAAAATATCACAAAAAACAGCGGTATTCAACATTAGATAAACCATCGCCTAATCTTCCTAATGATAAAGCGATTAATTTATACCCAAGCTTATGTTTTTTTGAGGGAACCCAGGTTTCAGTAGGAAGAGGAACTGAGCAGCCTTTTCAGATTTATGGTTCTCCTTGGACAGAAAGTCTTCCTTATCAGTTTACTCCAAAACCAAGTTATGGAGCTAAGGATCCTTTCCTGAATGGTAAACTGTGCTATGGAGAAGATCTTTCCAATTACCCTCATGATTTAAGAGAACTGAACCTTGAGTGGGTTATTAAAGCGTATAAAAATTATAAAAATCCTCAACAGGATTTCTTCTTGAAAAATTTATGGTTTGATACCCTTTCCGGAACTGATGAATTCAGAAAACAGATTATTGCTGGTCAATCAATTCCGGAGATTAAGGCTTCTTGGAAAAAGGGTTTGGAGGATTTTGAAAAAATCCGAACCCGATATATAATCTATGAAGATTAA
- a CDS encoding histidine kinase encodes MSIHFKHTLSRKSVYITALSVCFIAVAAFAVLSLLITEDSRKNTEDFARKTFFRKYESVESEFKNIEDYQYLLRGLIQKDGLKNYQEYSSVLNDLNKKRNLLPCNWYYYENDGSRKSESNNPLSDIFQKKENTTKFIAIKNNRPGHFKDLLITRKDSMFWVSYDSLVLPSKKMLYYGSAVNLDNLHQYFINVDKSSNTYAYVFTKEGICITHPEKKYLGKSVFDFTDIKAKDTVSSKTKSGYTEGMAVSEYLGVEVTRFIKPLKTDNFEGYAVVNHVNFVIDENTNKVKTYTVFIFLAALFLIVTVFILFQRSANTAYKENEKIQTEKNLLLIENEKMHKAEVINQLQQLKNNINPHFLFNSLNSLYMLIGINKENAQKFTMNLSKIYRYLIVPPKENIVSVAKEIDFIQKYMELLKSRFDEELSFDLIINHPESLEKRIPYLSLQIVVENAIKHNIATIDQPLKIIMIVDEDGITVKNTWQPKTETVQGEKFGIDYLNQVYEYFKNNLLHISVDGENFICFLPLMK; translated from the coding sequence TTGAGTATTCATTTTAAACATACACTATCCCGAAAATCCGTTTATATTACAGCGCTCTCAGTCTGCTTTATTGCGGTAGCAGCATTTGCTGTATTGAGCCTTTTGATTACAGAAGACAGCAGAAAAAACACGGAGGATTTTGCTAGAAAAACTTTCTTCCGGAAATATGAATCCGTAGAAAGTGAATTTAAGAATATTGAGGATTATCAATATCTGCTTCGTGGACTGATTCAAAAGGATGGCTTAAAAAACTATCAAGAATATTCTTCGGTTTTAAATGATTTAAACAAAAAAAGAAATCTTTTGCCCTGCAACTGGTATTATTATGAAAATGATGGCTCCAGAAAATCTGAGAGCAACAACCCTTTATCCGATATATTCCAAAAGAAAGAGAATACAACAAAATTTATTGCGATAAAAAACAACAGACCCGGACATTTTAAGGATCTTTTGATAACCCGTAAAGACAGCATGTTTTGGGTGAGTTATGATTCATTGGTATTACCCAGCAAAAAAATGTTGTACTATGGATCCGCAGTCAATCTGGATAACCTTCATCAATACTTTATCAATGTAGATAAAAGTTCCAATACCTATGCTTATGTTTTTACCAAGGAAGGAATCTGTATTACCCATCCTGAAAAAAAATATCTTGGGAAAAGTGTTTTTGACTTTACAGATATTAAGGCAAAGGATACGGTGTCCAGTAAAACAAAATCAGGTTACACAGAAGGGATGGCTGTCTCTGAGTATCTTGGTGTTGAAGTTACCAGGTTTATTAAGCCATTAAAGACAGATAATTTTGAGGGATATGCAGTGGTAAATCATGTGAATTTTGTGATTGATGAAAATACAAATAAGGTAAAAACGTATACCGTTTTTATTTTTCTGGCCGCTCTGTTCCTTATTGTTACTGTTTTTATTTTATTTCAAAGATCTGCAAATACAGCCTATAAAGAAAATGAAAAGATACAGACTGAAAAGAATTTACTGTTAATTGAAAATGAAAAGATGCACAAAGCTGAGGTGATCAATCAGCTTCAGCAGCTTAAAAATAATATCAACCCTCATTTTCTGTTCAATTCTTTGAACTCTCTTTATATGTTGATTGGGATCAATAAAGAGAATGCACAGAAGTTTACCATGAACCTTTCTAAGATTTACAGATATCTGATTGTTCCTCCAAAGGAAAATATTGTTTCTGTGGCCAAGGAAATTGATTTTATTCAAAAATATATGGAACTTTTGAAAAGCAGGTTTGACGAAGAACTGAGCTTTGATTTAATAATTAATCATCCTGAAAGTTTAGAAAAACGGATTCCCTATCTCTCTCTTCAAATTGTCGTGGAAAATGCAATAAAACATAATATTGCAACGATAGATCAGCCTTTGAAGATCATTATGATTGTGGATGAGGATGGGATTACAGTGAAGAATACGTGGCAGCCCAAAACGGAAACCGTTCAGGGAGAGAAGTTCGGAATTGATTATTTGAATCAAGTTTATGAGTATTTTAAGAATAATCTGCTTCATATTTCTGTAGATGGTGAAAATTTCATATGTTTTTTGCCATTAATGAAGTAA
- a CDS encoding thioredoxin family protein produces MKKIISGISIFCSVIISAQESIQFQDLPFKEILAKAKKEKKLVFIDAYASWCGPCKMMERNVFPQKSVKDFYNANFINARFDMEKGEGRDIASKYGVRSYPTYLFLNGEGEIVSRNTGYMEESLFVAMAQDINSPGNKKNSLKDRFANGEKDPTFLINIMKLNSDTDYEFAKKASERYFENKKKEEELTKDEIGLLLYFVKSTEDSNYKSFASRKAEIIKYLPEETYNEFDAQLKLSKIVEQSIDDKNKKINEDYFMKTAEPLVGKQLATAKLNQTKLSYYEQNANFPEYEKAALDYYKTPDTFNPDELLRAAWVFLDHIKTPSSLKKATEWAEKSVMRGETSENTYILGKLYFLTGNKEMAKNYAEMSINMATQGKKDSKLAEELLKQIK; encoded by the coding sequence ATGAAGAAGATCATCTCCGGAATCTCTATTTTTTGTTCTGTCATTATCTCTGCTCAGGAATCTATTCAATTCCAGGACCTCCCATTCAAGGAAATACTTGCAAAAGCCAAAAAGGAAAAGAAATTGGTTTTTATTGACGCTTATGCTTCATGGTGTGGTCCCTGTAAAATGATGGAGAGAAATGTTTTTCCACAGAAATCAGTCAAAGATTTTTACAATGCTAACTTCATCAATGCAAGATTTGATATGGAAAAAGGAGAAGGTAGAGACATTGCTTCTAAGTATGGAGTTCGTTCTTATCCTACTTATCTTTTCCTGAATGGTGAGGGAGAGATTGTTTCCAGAAATACCGGCTACATGGAGGAAAGCTTATTTGTAGCTATGGCCCAGGATATCAATTCACCGGGAAACAAGAAAAACTCATTAAAAGACAGGTTTGCCAACGGAGAAAAAGATCCTACATTTCTAATCAATATCATGAAGCTTAATTCTGATACTGATTATGAGTTTGCGAAAAAAGCCTCTGAAAGGTATTTTGAAAATAAAAAAAAGGAAGAGGAGCTTACAAAGGATGAAATAGGACTTTTATTATATTTCGTGAAATCAACGGAGGATTCCAATTATAAAAGTTTTGCTTCCAGAAAAGCAGAAATTATCAAATATCTTCCTGAAGAAACCTATAATGAATTTGATGCACAATTGAAGTTATCAAAAATTGTAGAACAGTCCATTGATGATAAAAATAAAAAAATCAATGAGGATTATTTCATGAAAACGGCTGAACCATTGGTGGGAAAACAGCTTGCTACGGCAAAGCTTAATCAGACTAAACTCAGCTACTATGAGCAAAATGCCAATTTCCCTGAATATGAAAAAGCAGCTCTGGACTATTACAAAACTCCGGATACATTTAATCCTGATGAACTTTTAAGGGCAGCATGGGTATTCCTTGATCATATAAAAACACCCTCTTCACTAAAGAAAGCAACTGAGTGGGCAGAAAAATCAGTAATGAGAGGAGAAACCTCCGAAAACACTTATATTCTTGGTAAACTTTATTTTCTAACCGGAAATAAGGAAATGGCAAAAAATTATGCTGAGATGTCTATAAACATGGCAACTCAAGGTAAGAAAGACTCCAAATTAGCAGAAGAATTATTAAAGCAAATAAAATAA
- a CDS encoding zinc-dependent metalloprotease, with product MNRTILMKNYRLALYLGLALASPAVLAQKKDTVKTAKDKAEKTDVSSSKKAKKIEELIKKGTYKKGLFNTIQVKSDFYFEIPDSLMGRQFLVVNKLSQVPMQVNEAGLNKGMNYENKIISFYRDRVAKKVWVKTSEAKVSSPKNDAITKSVKDNFSESVIEVFDIEAQNNDSTSVAIKVNKVFDGNQKSFNDVLANVGLGGSVKSSLSYIEGVKTFPQNLVVKSQLSTSVNEGGVDLPVTLGVTSNLVLLPKVPMKPRVSDSRVGFFSEKHWTFNDRQQKMDEKLFITRWNLEPKDEDKEKYLRGELVEPKKQIVYYIDPATPKQWREKIIAGVHDWQVAFEQAGFKNAVIAKMPDEKDEDFDIDDVRYSVITYAASPKSNAMGPSVVDPRSGEIIEADIIWWHNVMTSLHDWMRIQTGPIDPKARGNKFSDEHMGEAIRFVSSHEVGHTFGLKHNMGSSFAFPVESLRSKEFTDKMGGTAPSIMDYARYNYVAQPEDGVTAITPKIGIYDKYAIEWGYRWYPDEFAEKKALRNLIEKHEDDPMYFYGEQQSYLETIDPRSQSEDLGDDAMKASEYGMKNLKVVVDNLLKWTYEDGKDYTEAGKLYLGAIGQWDLYTGHVMANVGGIYLNNTVFGNKKKAYEPVPAETQRRAVDYLVKNAINLPEWLFFNPITEKTYPVKNSPMGPFEQTPYTLARGMQYANIYSLFMDDRLLRLLENEVKHEVSGSKDEIYTVENLFDQVRTSIFNKRGSLTIFEKMAQKNYVDALIVSVNKLFEKTAVKGLKTDSNLNMPLICNYHEEEKNLRNINYSSMKRVSEVTTYKRAELQKVLDLLNRTRYKGDDSSRAHYTDLIIRIEEALNK from the coding sequence ATGAATCGGACTATTTTAATGAAGAATTACAGGCTTGCACTGTACCTTGGACTTGCATTGGCTTCACCGGCAGTACTGGCACAGAAAAAAGATACTGTAAAAACGGCCAAGGACAAAGCTGAAAAAACAGATGTTTCATCATCTAAAAAAGCAAAAAAAATTGAAGAACTGATCAAAAAAGGAACCTATAAAAAAGGTCTTTTTAATACGATACAGGTAAAATCAGATTTTTATTTTGAAATTCCTGACAGTTTGATGGGACGCCAGTTCCTGGTGGTCAACAAATTATCTCAGGTGCCGATGCAGGTGAATGAGGCGGGCTTAAATAAAGGAATGAATTATGAGAATAAAATCATTTCCTTTTACCGTGACAGAGTTGCCAAGAAAGTATGGGTTAAAACTTCAGAAGCAAAGGTATCATCCCCTAAAAATGATGCCATTACAAAATCTGTTAAGGATAACTTTTCAGAATCTGTTATTGAGGTTTTTGATATTGAGGCACAAAATAATGATTCCACTTCAGTTGCCATTAAGGTAAACAAGGTGTTTGACGGGAATCAGAAAAGCTTTAACGATGTTTTGGCCAATGTAGGCCTTGGCGGATCAGTAAAATCAAGTCTTTCCTATATAGAAGGAGTAAAAACATTTCCGCAAAACCTGGTGGTAAAATCTCAGCTGAGTACTTCTGTCAATGAAGGCGGTGTTGATTTACCGGTGACATTAGGAGTGACCAGTAATCTGGTATTGCTTCCAAAAGTACCTATGAAACCGAGGGTTTCGGACTCCAGAGTAGGATTTTTCTCTGAAAAACACTGGACTTTCAATGACCGTCAGCAGAAAATGGATGAAAAGTTATTCATCACAAGATGGAACCTGGAGCCTAAAGATGAGGACAAAGAGAAATATCTGAGAGGGGAACTGGTTGAACCTAAAAAACAGATTGTTTATTATATAGATCCTGCTACTCCGAAACAATGGCGTGAAAAGATCATTGCAGGGGTTCACGACTGGCAGGTTGCTTTTGAGCAGGCAGGTTTTAAAAATGCCGTGATTGCAAAAATGCCGGATGAAAAGGATGAAGATTTTGATATTGATGATGTAAGATATTCCGTAATCACCTATGCAGCTTCCCCGAAATCGAATGCGATGGGACCGTCTGTAGTAGATCCTAGAAGTGGAGAAATTATTGAGGCAGACATCATTTGGTGGCACAACGTAATGACTTCTCTTCATGACTGGATGAGAATCCAGACAGGACCTATAGATCCAAAGGCAAGAGGAAATAAATTCAGTGATGAACATATGGGAGAGGCGATCCGATTTGTTTCGTCTCACGAGGTAGGACATACTTTTGGATTGAAGCACAATATGGGATCTTCTTTTGCATTCCCTGTAGAATCGCTTCGCTCAAAGGAGTTTACTGATAAAATGGGTGGAACAGCTCCTTCCATTATGGATTATGCGCGTTATAATTACGTTGCACAGCCGGAAGACGGAGTTACCGCAATCACTCCAAAAATCGGCATTTATGATAAATATGCTATTGAATGGGGGTATCGTTGGTATCCGGATGAGTTCGCTGAGAAAAAAGCATTGAGAAATCTGATCGAAAAGCATGAGGATGATCCTATGTACTTCTATGGTGAACAACAGAGTTACCTGGAAACAATAGATCCACGTTCTCAGTCTGAAGATTTAGGAGATGATGCCATGAAAGCCAGCGAATATGGAATGAAAAATCTTAAAGTTGTTGTAGATAACCTTTTAAAATGGACCTACGAAGACGGTAAGGATTATACAGAAGCAGGTAAATTGTATTTGGGAGCTATCGGACAATGGGACTTGTATACAGGTCATGTGATGGCAAATGTAGGAGGGATTTATCTGAATAATACTGTTTTTGGAAACAAGAAAAAGGCTTATGAACCGGTTCCTGCCGAAACACAAAGAAGAGCGGTTGATTACCTTGTGAAAAATGCAATCAACCTTCCAGAATGGTTGTTCTTCAATCCGATTACAGAGAAGACTTATCCGGTTAAGAACTCACCTATGGGACCATTTGAGCAGACGCCATATACCTTGGCAAGAGGAATGCAGTATGCCAATATTTACTCCCTGTTTATGGATGACAGACTGCTTAGATTACTTGAAAATGAAGTAAAGCATGAAGTTTCAGGGTCTAAGGATGAGATCTATACCGTTGAAAATCTATTTGATCAGGTAAGGACTTCTATTTTTAATAAAAGAGGAAGCCTTACAATTTTTGAAAAGATGGCACAGAAGAATTATGTGGATGCTCTGATTGTTTCAGTCAATAAATTATTTGAAAAAACAGCAGTAAAAGGTTTGAAAACAGACAGTAATCTTAATATGCCACTGATCTGCAATTATCATGAAGAAGAGAAGAACCTTAGAAACATTAACTATTCATCCATGAAAAGAGTGTCTGAAGTAACTACCTACAAGAGAGCAGAGCTGCAGAAAGTTCTGGACTTGCTGAATAGAACCAGATACAAAGGTGATGATTCCTCAAGGGCTCATTACACAGATTTAATCATTCGTATTGAAGAGGCTTTAAACAAATAA